A stretch of Chitinophaga caeni DNA encodes these proteins:
- the smc gene encoding chromosome segregation protein SMC has product MRLKTLEIKGFKSFADKTVLHFDEGVTGVIGPNGCGKSNIIDSIRWVIGEHKISNLRSENQAGLVFNGSRTRSASGMAEVSLTFENTKNVLPTEFTTVTVTRKFYKNGDSEYRLNDVVCRLKDIHNLFLDTGVSTDSYAIIELGMVDDIIKDKDNSRRKMLEQAAGISIYKTRKKEAKSKLDATEGDLNRIEDLLFEINNNLKTLESQARKAEKYYEIKKEYKDISIELAKAALEGFNLDFKDLSDQQQAETDKKLQLEAEIAKDEAAVEEDKLHFVAKERELQTMQRSFNELVATIRTKENDKNLATQQLTYLKEREKNLSDFLNNAEGQLTGLTESIGFTESQVVEEQDVFESLNDELETLRDLVDDKKEKFEQRKLALEDLRKDQQQWQRQQFEAEKKVAVADTSVQNLQRSIQQIQEEKTNRLQQIEQLDAEKEGLQDTIETRKDELEGMVQFQDETKNKILATQSDIELLRDQLVDQNRTLDAKKNEHDLLKSLVDSLEGYPDSIKFLKKNPDWNNQAPILSDIFFCKEEFRTCIENLLEPYLNYYVVNNVDEAMQAIHLLDLNKKGKANFFILDQFNQQGGNLFTPPGAIPALDVVEIDEKYSGLGSYLLGKVFIADDITQVDYSQFPGEDVLVLEKSGKMHRGKYSISGGSVGLFEGKKLGRAKNLEKLDAEIKQLEAVVEELRGKIQEKHNEVLGYNSQLNENNINQAKERLNQLNNQMFGLQNRIENFHHLVESADKRLAEMQESLEQNHASISGVREELDSLNDKVHALNTNIQEAERLAQEAEQQFNQSNIQFNNQNLQHTRQQSKVGALKQELEFKRKQLSDLHAQIESNKQQLEDTVANIAAAEDKLGNAEDGLVELFRRKEEEEKALNEKDQEYYNFRNHLQELETNLRNKIRSREQIEQQLNSAKDKLNDLKLRLASMKERLSVEFKVNLDEILDEERTSTLSVDELQGSAERMKKRLENMGEINPTAIEAFTEMKKRYEFILEQKNDLVSAKESLLATIQEVETTANQKFLDTFNMVKENFIRVFKALFTEEDQCDMILSDPANLADTGIEIIAKPKGKRPAAITQLSGGEKTLTATALLFAIYLIKPAPFCILDEVDAPLDDANVGKFTNMIRKFSDNSQFIIVTHNKQTMAAVDVIYGVTMQEPGVSKLVPVDFRSLN; this is encoded by the coding sequence GTGCGTTTAAAAACATTAGAAATTAAAGGCTTCAAAAGTTTTGCAGACAAAACCGTGCTGCATTTCGATGAGGGTGTTACTGGGGTAATCGGTCCTAACGGTTGCGGTAAAAGTAATATTATCGACTCTATCCGTTGGGTTATCGGTGAGCATAAAATCAGTAACCTCCGTTCGGAAAACCAGGCAGGATTAGTGTTTAACGGCTCCCGTACCCGCTCTGCAAGCGGTATGGCCGAAGTAAGCCTCACCTTTGAAAATACCAAGAACGTGCTGCCTACCGAGTTTACCACGGTAACGGTAACGCGTAAATTTTATAAAAACGGTGATAGCGAATACCGTCTTAACGACGTGGTATGCCGCTTGAAAGATATCCACAACCTCTTCCTTGACACGGGTGTCAGTACCGACTCTTACGCTATTATCGAGCTGGGAATGGTAGATGATATTATCAAGGATAAAGATAATAGCCGCCGTAAAATGCTCGAACAAGCCGCCGGTATCTCGATTTATAAAACCCGGAAGAAAGAGGCTAAGTCTAAACTGGATGCAACCGAGGGGGACTTAAACCGTATCGAGGACTTATTATTCGAAATCAATAATAACCTCAAAACGTTGGAAAGCCAAGCCAGGAAGGCTGAAAAGTATTATGAAATAAAGAAGGAATATAAGGATATCAGCATAGAATTGGCCAAGGCTGCATTGGAAGGTTTTAACCTCGATTTTAAGGACCTTTCCGATCAACAGCAGGCCGAAACAGATAAGAAATTGCAATTGGAAGCCGAAATCGCCAAGGATGAAGCTGCCGTAGAAGAGGACAAATTGCATTTCGTAGCCAAGGAAAGGGAATTGCAAACAATGCAAAGATCGTTTAACGAATTGGTAGCCACTATCCGTACCAAGGAGAATGATAAGAACCTAGCTACACAACAGTTGACCTACCTGAAGGAAAGGGAAAAGAACCTTTCGGATTTTTTAAATAACGCGGAAGGACAATTGACCGGTCTGACCGAATCTATTGGTTTTACCGAATCCCAAGTCGTTGAAGAGCAGGATGTTTTCGAATCGCTGAACGATGAGTTGGAAACACTGCGGGATTTGGTTGATGATAAGAAGGAAAAGTTTGAACAACGCAAATTAGCCCTTGAAGACCTTCGTAAGGATCAGCAACAGTGGCAACGACAACAGTTTGAAGCTGAGAAAAAAGTAGCGGTAGCTGATACTTCCGTGCAGAATTTGCAAAGAAGCATCCAGCAAATCCAAGAGGAGAAAACGAACCGCCTGCAACAGATCGAACAGTTGGATGCGGAAAAAGAAGGGCTTCAAGATACCATTGAAACTAGGAAGGATGAACTCGAAGGAATGGTGCAGTTCCAGGATGAAACCAAAAATAAAATCTTGGCCACCCAGTCTGATATAGAGCTGCTCCGTGACCAGTTGGTGGATCAAAATAGAACCCTGGATGCCAAAAAGAACGAACATGACCTGCTGAAATCACTCGTTGATTCGCTAGAAGGATATCCTGACAGTATTAAATTCCTTAAGAAAAACCCGGATTGGAATAATCAAGCCCCCATATTGAGTGATATTTTCTTCTGTAAAGAAGAATTTCGCACCTGTATCGAGAACTTGCTTGAACCTTATCTTAATTATTACGTCGTGAATAACGTGGATGAGGCGATGCAAGCGATCCACTTACTGGATCTTAATAAAAAGGGTAAGGCCAATTTCTTTATACTGGATCAATTTAACCAGCAGGGTGGTAACCTATTCACACCTCCGGGCGCTATCCCGGCGCTGGATGTTGTTGAAATCGATGAAAAATATAGTGGCTTAGGTAGTTACCTGCTGGGTAAGGTTTTTATTGCTGATGATATTACGCAAGTCGATTATTCCCAATTTCCAGGTGAAGATGTTTTAGTGTTGGAGAAATCGGGTAAGATGCACCGCGGGAAATACAGCATCAGCGGTGGTTCGGTTGGATTGTTTGAAGGGAAGAAGCTCGGTAGGGCCAAAAATCTGGAGAAGCTGGATGCTGAAATTAAACAGTTGGAAGCCGTTGTTGAAGAGCTTCGCGGGAAAATCCAGGAGAAACATAACGAGGTGCTTGGTTACAATAGCCAGTTGAACGAGAATAATATCAACCAAGCCAAGGAGCGGTTGAACCAGCTGAATAACCAGATGTTCGGCCTTCAGAACCGTATTGAAAACTTCCATCATCTCGTGGAATCCGCGGATAAGCGCCTGGCGGAAATGCAAGAGTCACTGGAACAAAACCATGCTTCTATTTCGGGGGTACGGGAGGAGCTAGATAGCTTGAATGATAAGGTGCATGCCTTGAACACGAATATCCAGGAAGCGGAACGCTTAGCGCAAGAGGCGGAACAACAGTTTAATCAATCGAATATCCAATTCAATAACCAAAACTTGCAACATACACGCCAACAAAGTAAAGTAGGCGCTTTGAAACAAGAATTGGAATTTAAACGTAAACAGTTATCTGATTTGCATGCGCAAATCGAAAGCAATAAACAACAATTAGAAGATACAGTGGCCAATATTGCTGCTGCTGAAGATAAATTGGGTAATGCCGAAGATGGCTTGGTAGAGCTATTCCGCCGCAAGGAAGAGGAAGAGAAAGCCTTGAACGAGAAAGATCAAGAGTATTATAATTTCAGGAACCATTTACAAGAATTAGAGACCAACCTTAGAAATAAAATCCGCAGCCGCGAGCAAATCGAGCAACAGCTTAACTCGGCTAAGGATAAGCTCAATGATCTCAAATTGAGGTTGGCTTCCATGAAAGAAAGGCTCAGCGTAGAATTTAAGGTTAACCTCGACGAGATCCTGGATGAAGAAAGGACCAGCACATTATCCGTGGATGAATTACAAGGTAGCGCGGAAAGAATGAAAAAACGCCTGGAAAATATGGGGGAAATCAACCCTACGGCGATCGAAGCATTTACCGAAATGAAAAAGCGTTACGAATTTATCCTGGAACAAAAAAATGACCTGGTAAGTGCGAAGGAATCGTTACTAGCCACCATCCAAGAAGTAGAAACTACCGCGAACCAGAAGTTCCTGGATACTTTTAACATGGTAAAGGAAAACTTTATACGGGTGTTCAAGGCGCTGTTTACAGAGGAAGATCAGTGCGATATGATCTTATCCGATCCCGCCAACTTGGCCGATACGGGTATCGAGATTATCGCGAAACCTAAAGGTAAACGCCCGGCAGCGATTACGCAGTTATCCGGTGGGGAGAAAACCCTCACTGCCACGGCACTTTTATTTGCCATTTACCTGATTAAGCCGGCGCCTTTCTGTATTTTGGATGAGGTAGATGCACCGCTGGATGATGCCAACGTGGGTAAATTCACCAACATGATCCGCAAGTTTTCAGATAATTCACAGTTTATAATCGTTACGCACAATAAGCAAACCATGGCTGCCGTAGATGTAATTTACGGGGTAACGATGCAGGAGCCGGGTGTAAGTAAATTGGTGCCGGTTGATTTCCGTAGCTTGAATTAA
- a CDS encoding glycoside hydrolase family 130 protein codes for MRITVERHAVRFSPDLKRVVARFFFNGDGRATAIIQHVMAMTDQRVHLSITPILREFSKRHRNITRIFERHCDKLANLFQQLNIDYQGIDYKRKLLIGSYFTNEYSIESAAFFNPSIVEDYDQGGLEEGEKRVIISFRAVGEGHISSIVFRRGLIDRNNDIVLVPAGNYVDEPDIVRNAIYQKSVFFQNAVSIKLPDQVLSEIRDRLPEEFEYIALKHIIRELQQRYQVDHLLRKSLERLLWLANSYYEINFSLDTDISDRVIFPYSDAESRGIEDARFVKFTTVGGEQKYYATYTAFDGVTIQPKLLETVDFYHFNIMPLYGEGAQNKNLALFPRKINNRYAMLSRIDGINNYLMYSNKINIWENPKILQQPKHPWEFVQIGNCGSPIETEKGWLLITHGVGPMRTYSIGASLLDLENPMKELGRLKEPLLIPNKDEREGYVPNVLYSCGSLIHNDELIIPYGLSDYASSFASVHLPSLLQKIVNDDQTC; via the coding sequence ATGAGAATTACAGTAGAAAGACATGCTGTCCGATTTTCTCCCGACCTAAAAAGAGTTGTAGCCAGGTTCTTTTTTAATGGAGATGGCCGCGCTACAGCTATTATCCAGCACGTAATGGCGATGACCGACCAGCGGGTACATCTTTCAATTACCCCTATCCTCAGGGAATTCTCGAAACGACACCGGAACATTACCAGGATTTTTGAAAGGCATTGCGATAAGTTAGCCAACTTATTTCAACAATTGAATATCGACTACCAAGGCATCGATTATAAACGAAAGCTTTTGATCGGTTCTTATTTCACGAATGAATACTCGATAGAATCAGCCGCATTTTTTAATCCTTCAATCGTGGAAGATTACGACCAGGGCGGTTTAGAAGAAGGGGAGAAGCGCGTTATTATCAGTTTTAGGGCCGTGGGGGAAGGACATATTTCTTCGATCGTGTTCCGCAGGGGATTAATTGACAGGAATAATGATATCGTTTTAGTTCCCGCCGGAAATTACGTGGATGAACCCGACATTGTCCGTAACGCGATCTATCAAAAAAGTGTGTTTTTCCAGAACGCGGTGAGCATTAAATTGCCGGATCAAGTATTGAGCGAGATCAGGGATCGGCTTCCGGAAGAATTTGAGTATATCGCGTTAAAGCATATCATCAGGGAGTTACAGCAACGGTACCAGGTGGATCATCTTTTAAGAAAGTCCTTGGAACGCCTGCTTTGGTTGGCTAACTCGTATTATGAAATCAACTTTTCACTTGATACCGATATATCGGATAGGGTGATTTTCCCTTATTCCGATGCCGAAAGCCGGGGCATAGAAGATGCCCGTTTCGTTAAATTCACCACTGTAGGCGGGGAACAAAAATATTATGCGACCTATACTGCTTTTGATGGAGTAACGATTCAACCCAAGTTACTGGAAACGGTAGACTTTTACCATTTTAATATAATGCCGCTATACGGGGAAGGTGCCCAGAATAAGAACCTGGCCCTATTCCCACGAAAAATTAACAACCGGTACGCGATGCTTTCAAGGATCGATGGAATCAATAATTACTTGATGTATTCGAACAAGATCAACATTTGGGAAAATCCGAAGATATTGCAACAACCCAAGCATCCTTGGGAGTTTGTGCAAATCGGTAATTGCGGTTCTCCCATAGAAACTGAAAAAGGTTGGTTATTGATAACGCATGGCGTCGGGCCGATGAGAACGTATTCTATCGGTGCAAGCTTGTTGGATTTAGAAAATCCTATGAAGGAATTAGGCCGGCTCAAAGAACCATTGTTGATCCCTAACAAGGATGAAAGGGAAGGCTATGTACCCAATGTATTGTATTCATGCGGATCTTTAATACATAATGATGAACTGATTATTCCTTACGGGTTATCAGATTACGCTTCATCTTTCGCTTCTGTACATCTGCCCAGTTTATTGCAAAAGATCGTTAATGATGACCAAACCTGTTAG
- a CDS encoding glycosyltransferase family 4 protein — MKVAYVASYPPRACGIATFTEHLVEAIGMQGNISPVVIALNDGKDLYDYPAEVMKQVEQQNLDDYLAAADFINNEGIDLCIIEHEFGIFGGENGIYILPFIARLKVPVIVTFHTILKDPNFMQRTIIHQVGLKADAIVVMSQLAIQFLQEIYGVPAGKINFIEHGVPDFTQIEYDFGKMLPGFEGKKMLFTFGLLSRNKGIETVIKALPKIIQQYPDTVYVIAGSTHPGVIRHSGEEYRESLHQLVQDLELREHVIFLNKFLTEKELCIYLKRCDLYITPYLSEAQITSGTLTYALGAGAVVLSTPYWYAKELLAGERGYLFPFKDSQTLAACVLQLFNNPGAQLETKQRAITYGQHLQWRSMGQRYLQLARLTIQNYHKQDGPTSLFTQVPALNLAHVRRLSDSTGIVQHAKYGIPNLKEGYCLDDNSRALMMLLMAGQFRKIKDVQELLPVYLSFIHYMQRPDGNFRNFLGFNRRYLDDIGSEDSFGRTVWALGYLIRYAPNHSYREFALELFHRSVPHFKQLEHLRGHANTIIGICQYLHYYPSDEGMYHVLQPMVDKLVNAFFENNEPGWQWFEPRMTYDNGILPLALLHAYQVMPSPVLKDVAMQALSFLELVTFKNEYFQPVGNDGWFEKNGIVPRYDQQAVETMAMVLLYQQAQEVTAEDSFTQKMYSCFEWFLGKNSLFVPLYDSQTHGCCDGLQEAGLNRNQGAESTLAFIISQLCVLKAMESTATSHRNTMMMTHSVTYNGLIHVSNR, encoded by the coding sequence ATGAAGGTAGCCTATGTTGCTTCGTACCCACCAAGAGCTTGTGGCATAGCCACTTTTACCGAACACTTAGTAGAAGCCATCGGTATGCAGGGAAATATTAGCCCGGTGGTCATTGCATTAAATGATGGAAAAGATTTATATGACTATCCTGCGGAAGTTATGAAGCAGGTGGAGCAACAAAACCTGGATGATTACTTGGCGGCGGCTGATTTTATCAATAACGAAGGTATTGATTTGTGTATCATCGAACATGAATTCGGCATCTTTGGAGGAGAAAACGGGATATACATCCTACCTTTCATTGCCAGGTTAAAAGTACCTGTAATCGTCACCTTTCATACGATTTTGAAAGATCCTAACTTCATGCAAAGAACCATCATCCACCAGGTTGGTTTGAAAGCAGATGCCATAGTGGTTATGAGCCAGCTAGCGATACAATTCCTACAAGAAATATACGGGGTGCCTGCCGGGAAAATTAACTTCATAGAACACGGCGTACCGGATTTTACCCAAATCGAGTATGATTTCGGGAAAATGCTACCGGGCTTCGAGGGGAAGAAGATGCTATTCACTTTCGGGTTATTGAGCCGTAACAAGGGCATTGAAACGGTTATCAAAGCCCTACCAAAGATCATACAACAATACCCCGATACCGTGTATGTTATTGCCGGTAGTACCCATCCTGGCGTTATCCGCCATTCAGGAGAAGAATACCGTGAAAGCTTGCATCAACTTGTACAGGATTTGGAATTACGGGAACATGTTATATTCCTAAACAAGTTTTTAACGGAAAAAGAATTATGCATTTACCTGAAGCGATGCGACCTCTATATAACGCCTTATTTAAGCGAGGCGCAAATTACCAGCGGCACCCTGACCTATGCATTGGGAGCCGGAGCCGTAGTATTATCTACCCCGTACTGGTATGCGAAAGAGTTGCTCGCGGGCGAACGAGGCTACCTCTTTCCTTTCAAAGACTCCCAAACCCTTGCAGCTTGTGTATTACAACTATTTAATAATCCAGGCGCCCAGTTGGAAACAAAGCAGCGTGCTATCACCTATGGCCAGCATCTACAGTGGCGCTCCATGGGGCAACGCTACCTTCAACTGGCAAGGCTTACCATCCAAAATTATCATAAGCAAGATGGCCCAACCTCTTTATTTACCCAGGTGCCGGCGCTGAATCTCGCGCATGTTCGCAGGTTAAGTGATTCTACCGGGATCGTTCAACATGCCAAGTACGGCATCCCGAATTTGAAGGAAGGTTACTGTTTAGATGATAATTCCAGGGCCTTGATGATGCTATTGATGGCAGGCCAATTCCGCAAGATCAAGGATGTTCAAGAACTATTACCGGTTTATTTGAGCTTTATACATTATATGCAAAGACCGGACGGTAACTTCAGGAATTTCCTGGGCTTCAATCGCCGGTACCTCGATGATATCGGGTCGGAAGATTCCTTCGGTAGAACGGTTTGGGCCCTTGGTTACCTAATTCGCTATGCACCGAACCATTCTTACCGTGAATTTGCTTTGGAACTATTCCACAGGAGTGTTCCCCATTTCAAACAATTGGAACACCTCAGGGGCCATGCTAATACCATAATAGGTATCTGCCAATATTTGCATTATTACCCTTCCGATGAAGGGATGTACCATGTTCTACAACCGATGGTCGACAAGCTGGTAAACGCTTTTTTCGAAAATAATGAACCTGGTTGGCAATGGTTTGAGCCCCGGATGACTTATGACAATGGTATTCTACCACTTGCTTTGCTGCATGCTTACCAGGTAATGCCATCGCCGGTATTAAAAGATGTAGCGATGCAGGCCCTTTCATTCCTGGAACTGGTTACTTTTAAAAACGAATATTTCCAACCTGTTGGCAATGACGGTTGGTTCGAGAAGAACGGTATCGTTCCCCGGTATGATCAACAAGCTGTAGAGACGATGGCCATGGTATTACTTTATCAACAAGCGCAGGAGGTGACGGCGGAAGATAGTTTCACGCAAAAAATGTACAGTTGCTTTGAATGGTTCCTTGGTAAAAATAGCTTGTTTGTTCCGCTTTACGATTCACAAACGCATGGCTGTTGCGATGGTTTGCAAGAAGCCGGGCTCAACAGGAACCAGGGCGCTGAAAGCACCTTGGCCTTTATCATCTCGCAACTATGCGTTTTAAAGGCGATGGAGTCAACGGCAACATCCCATAGGAATACCATGATGATGACCCATTCCGTGACCTACAACGGCCTTATCCACGTATCGAACCGCTAA
- a CDS encoding FUSC family protein produces MQKEQLSKEIKSFFYSYHFSNGVRTTLGAVVPSIVCALFGRLDIGISASMGALCTALADVPGTIVHKRNGLIISTVLITSNALISGLLQFSPVLLTTWLALCGFFFGMLNIYGNRGTNIGIGGLLVLVSILSEHLGWREAFHVALATLGGCLWYALLAIVFWQIRPYLTVQQTLGECIQETADYLKLRANFYSSSVDLASTHKAVLQQQVKVNEKQESVREQLLKQRSAQQGTTSISKSMVLIFLDLIDLYEQIMASQVNYDTLRNKYKGTHLLAQVHDTIVAFADELDSIGLAVSATQRSFPKVNLKIEIEKVKKEMLAYRDQHLGQQDFNELIPLESLLTNLKQISQRIYNLHRLTRLERVKEVNFDMGLKLDKFTTRQHYDLETFKNNLTFDSHIFRHAIRLGLAIAAGYVLGQSLDISKTYWIILTIIVIMKPGFSMTKTRSVQRLLGTVIGALFAVLVLMLTQNPTAIFIIMLVCVLAAYSSMTYNYVVSVFFTTPFIIFLLHFLQPADFHNATQRVIDTLIGATMAFSFNYFFWPSWEYKFLPNYMFKILDANRKYFNQVMALYTGNSFDLEAYKLARKEVHVNTANLMAAFQRMLSEPKSKQKGGSDIYYFVVLVNSLSSHIAQLASYALEQKLKFPRQEYTGVQQYILALIDSLEQYMKTGIKPDAIPANTALQSLENHLDDLLRLRQSQINEGLGHTDTRDELLEIKQIRDQLTAIDVVLQDMFKAAVHASAITQN; encoded by the coding sequence ATGCAGAAAGAACAATTGTCCAAAGAAATCAAATCATTTTTCTATAGCTATCATTTTAGCAACGGGGTGCGCACCACCCTAGGCGCGGTGGTTCCCTCGATAGTCTGCGCTTTATTCGGCCGTTTAGATATCGGCATATCCGCATCGATGGGTGCCTTGTGTACGGCCCTGGCAGATGTGCCGGGCACGATCGTTCATAAAAGGAACGGCTTGATAATCAGTACCGTGCTAATTACTTCGAATGCCTTGATTTCAGGCTTATTACAATTTTCCCCGGTATTACTAACGACCTGGTTAGCCCTATGCGGTTTCTTTTTCGGCATGCTCAATATTTACGGGAACCGTGGCACCAACATCGGGATCGGCGGTTTACTCGTGCTTGTTTCCATTCTCAGCGAACACCTCGGTTGGCGGGAAGCCTTCCATGTTGCATTAGCAACCCTCGGCGGTTGTTTATGGTATGCGCTATTGGCCATTGTATTTTGGCAAATCCGTCCTTACCTCACCGTGCAACAAACCTTGGGAGAATGCATACAGGAAACGGCAGACTACCTAAAACTAAGGGCCAATTTTTACAGTAGCTCCGTAGACCTAGCTTCCACTCACAAGGCCGTTTTACAACAACAGGTAAAAGTCAATGAAAAACAGGAATCCGTCCGGGAACAACTTCTCAAGCAACGGTCCGCTCAACAGGGTACAACAAGCATCAGTAAAAGCATGGTGCTCATTTTCCTGGACCTGATAGATCTTTACGAGCAAATTATGGCCTCCCAGGTCAATTACGATACCTTGCGGAATAAATACAAGGGTACCCATTTATTGGCACAGGTTCACGATACGATCGTGGCCTTCGCAGATGAACTGGATAGTATCGGGCTGGCCGTATCTGCTACGCAGCGGTCATTCCCGAAAGTAAACCTAAAAATAGAAATCGAGAAGGTGAAGAAAGAGATGCTTGCCTACAGGGATCAACACTTGGGACAGCAAGATTTTAATGAGCTGATCCCCTTGGAAAGCCTGTTAACTAACCTCAAGCAAATCTCTCAAAGGATTTATAACCTGCACCGCTTAACCCGGCTGGAAAGGGTTAAGGAGGTAAACTTTGATATGGGGTTAAAGCTCGACAAGTTCACCACGCGGCAACATTATGACCTGGAAACCTTTAAAAATAACTTAACCTTCGATTCCCATATATTCAGGCATGCTATCCGCCTCGGCTTGGCAATAGCGGCCGGGTACGTCTTGGGGCAATCATTGGATATCAGTAAAACCTATTGGATCATCCTGACCATAATCGTGATCATGAAACCGGGTTTCAGCATGACCAAAACGAGGAGTGTTCAACGGCTATTGGGCACCGTGATAGGCGCATTGTTCGCAGTACTGGTACTCATGCTAACACAAAACCCTACGGCCATATTCATCATCATGCTGGTGTGCGTCCTGGCGGCTTATAGTTCGATGACATACAATTACGTGGTGAGCGTATTTTTCACGACGCCGTTCATCATATTCCTATTGCACTTCTTGCAACCGGCAGATTTCCATAATGCCACGCAAAGGGTGATAGATACTTTGATTGGCGCTACCATGGCCTTTTCGTTTAATTATTTCTTCTGGCCCAGCTGGGAATATAAATTCTTGCCAAATTATATGTTCAAAATATTGGATGCCAACCGCAAGTATTTTAACCAGGTCATGGCATTATATACCGGCAACAGTTTTGATCTGGAAGCATACAAATTAGCTAGGAAAGAAGTACATGTTAATACAGCCAACCTGATGGCCGCTTTTCAGAGGATGCTATCGGAACCCAAGAGTAAGCAGAAAGGAGGTTCGGACATTTACTATTTCGTGGTATTGGTTAACTCGCTATCTTCCCATATCGCGCAATTAGCCTCTTATGCATTGGAGCAAAAGTTAAAATTCCCACGGCAGGAATATACTGGGGTACAACAATACATTCTTGCATTGATAGATAGTTTGGAACAATACATGAAAACAGGCATAAAACCGGATGCAATCCCTGCCAATACTGCATTACAAAGCCTGGAAAATCACCTCGACGACCTACTCCGGCTAAGGCAATCGCAAATAAACGAGGGCCTGGGACATACCGATACGAGGGATGAGTTATTAGAAATCAAACAAATCCGGGATCAGTTGACAGCGATCGATGTTGTTTTGCAAGATATGTTTAAGGCCGCCGTTCACGCTTCGGCAATCACGCAAAACTGA
- the bshC gene encoding bacillithiol biosynthesis cysteine-adding enzyme BshC, whose translation MKQLNQYLPYSETGYFSTLIKDFLVADPKMQPFLQYHPVEPGFELAMKAKESQPLHRDVLVKVLHQQYAGLEIDSAVRLNIDLLLSPNTFTICTAHQPNIFTGYLYFAYKILQTVKLAAELKEKFPGKNFVPVYYMGSEDADLDELGKIFLNNKTLAWETTQTGAVGRMKTEGFEEMLDTIQHELGYTPHSDELMAIIRTAYLQHDDIQSATLYLVNALFGRYGLVVLIPDTPDLKRLYIPVMEDELLHQTSYKIVNQTIAALGEHYKVQASPREINLFYLKGDLRERIVYEDGAWVVLNSGMKFNRESLLQELNLHPERFSPNVILRGMFQETILPNIAFLGGGGEVAYWMELKALFQHYRVPYPVVLLRNSFLFIDKFHHGRIQKLGLSLADLFTEVETLINNYVGRHTNANLVLKDEYLEIDALFEKLQQKAAEIDPTLVITTQAEHHRVSKVIGKLEHKFLKAEKKKFAWQAEQIRQIKGRFFPGNSLQERKENFMPFYAQYGQAFFDMILEAMIPVTDQFCVIAEA comes from the coding sequence ATGAAGCAATTGAACCAGTATTTACCTTATTCCGAGACAGGATATTTCAGTACTCTCATTAAAGATTTCCTGGTTGCTGATCCCAAGATGCAGCCTTTCTTGCAATATCACCCGGTGGAACCGGGTTTTGAATTGGCCATGAAAGCTAAGGAGTCACAACCTTTGCATAGGGATGTACTCGTAAAAGTATTGCATCAGCAATATGCCGGGCTTGAGATTGATAGCGCGGTGCGCCTGAATATAGATTTGTTGCTATCGCCCAATACATTTACCATCTGCACGGCGCATCAGCCTAATATTTTCACCGGTTACCTATATTTTGCATATAAAATTCTTCAAACCGTAAAGCTCGCCGCGGAACTAAAAGAAAAATTTCCCGGTAAAAATTTTGTTCCCGTTTATTACATGGGGAGCGAGGATGCCGACCTCGACGAATTGGGGAAAATTTTCCTCAATAACAAAACGCTTGCCTGGGAAACTACCCAAACTGGGGCGGTTGGCCGCATGAAAACAGAAGGCTTCGAAGAAATGCTCGATACGATTCAACATGAATTGGGTTATACTCCCCATTCTGATGAGTTGATGGCCATCATCAGGACCGCTTACTTACAACATGACGATATACAAAGCGCCACGCTTTACTTGGTCAATGCCCTGTTCGGAAGGTATGGATTGGTAGTGTTGATCCCTGATACGCCGGATTTGAAGCGCTTATACATCCCGGTAATGGAAGATGAGCTATTACATCAAACTTCTTACAAGATCGTTAATCAAACTATAGCGGCTTTAGGGGAGCATTACAAGGTGCAAGCCAGCCCGAGGGAAATCAATTTATTTTATCTTAAGGGCGACTTGAGGGAACGGATCGTGTATGAAGACGGGGCTTGGGTTGTTTTGAACAGCGGTATGAAGTTTAACAGGGAATCACTCTTGCAAGAATTGAACCTGCATCCCGAAAGGTTTAGCCCGAATGTAATTTTAAGGGGTATGTTCCAGGAGACGATCTTGCCTAATATCGCCTTCCTCGGTGGTGGGGGTGAAGTGGCGTACTGGATGGAATTAAAAGCGCTTTTTCAACATTACAGGGTGCCTTACCCGGTAGTATTGTTAAGAAACTCTTTCCTGTTTATTGATAAATTTCATCACGGGAGGATACAAAAATTAGGTTTGAGCTTAGCGGACCTATTCACGGAGGTGGAAACATTGATCAATAATTACGTGGGCCGCCACACGAACGCTAACCTGGTATTGAAAGATGAATACCTTGAAATCGACGCGCTTTTTGAAAAGTTACAGCAGAAAGCCGCGGAGATTGATCCTACCTTAGTGATCACTACCCAAGCGGAACATCACCGCGTCAGTAAAGTAATCGGGAAGCTGGAACATAAGTTCCTGAAAGCAGAAAAGAAAAAGTTTGCTTGGCAGGCGGAGCAAATTCGCCAAATCAAAGGTCGCTTTTTCCCCGGTAATTCATTACAAGAAAGAAAAGAGAACTTCATGCCTTTTTACGCGCAATACGGGCAGGCATTCTTTGATATGATCTTGGAAGCCATGATACCGGTAACCGATCAGTTTTGCGTGATTGCCGAAGCGTGA